One Candidatus Dormiibacterota bacterium DNA window includes the following coding sequences:
- a CDS encoding ABC transporter permease, whose amino-acid sequence MTEELGAIMQRGLRPGKKGLAALGEMVLLGGATFRSLRRGVAWDEFVHQADVFFKRMMLPVCLIGLGWGVMVSLEAGNILQLAQASWRLGDFEAMSHIREFDSFVMGDIAMGVAGTAIVADLGARKVRDELAAMSTLGIDVVREMVAPRVLSMMLMTSAMLFPMMVTSLFTGWGTAVYLRGASSGGYWHDFFNNTTPVDLLIGLVKCACFGMFGGIIACYKGMSAAGGGRGVGRAVNEAVVTSIIVAMAVNYLATSILMALNSSVNVLK is encoded by the coding sequence GTGACGGAGGAGCTCGGGGCGATCATGCAGCGCGGGCTGCGCCCCGGGAAGAAGGGTCTCGCGGCTCTCGGGGAGATGGTCCTGCTCGGAGGCGCGACCTTCCGATCACTGCGCCGCGGCGTCGCCTGGGACGAGTTCGTGCACCAGGCCGACGTCTTCTTCAAGCGGATGATGCTGCCCGTCTGCCTGATCGGCCTCGGCTGGGGGGTGATGGTCTCGCTCGAGGCGGGGAACATCCTCCAGCTGGCGCAGGCGTCGTGGCGGCTCGGCGACTTCGAGGCCATGAGCCACATCCGCGAGTTCGACTCCTTCGTGATGGGCGACATCGCGATGGGGGTCGCGGGCACCGCCATCGTCGCCGACCTCGGGGCGCGGAAGGTGCGCGACGAGCTCGCGGCGATGAGCACCCTGGGCATCGACGTGGTCCGCGAGATGGTCGCTCCACGGGTGCTGTCGATGATGCTCATGACCAGCGCCATGCTCTTCCCGATGATGGTCACCAGCCTGTTCACCGGCTGGGGCACCGCCGTCTACCTGCGCGGGGCCTCGTCGGGCGGCTACTGGCACGACTTCTTCAACAACACGACGCCGGTCGACCTCCTGATCGGGCTGGTGAAGTGCGCGTGCTTCGGCATGTTCGGCGGCATCATCGCCTGCTACAAGGGGATGAGCGCCGCGGGCGGGGGCCGGGGCGTGGGGCGCGCCGTGAACGAGGCGGTGGTCACCTCGATCATCGTCGCCATGGCCGTCAACTACCTCGCCACGTCGATCCTCATGGCGCTCAACA